The following are encoded together in the Vespa velutina chromosome 3, iVesVel2.1, whole genome shotgun sequence genome:
- the LOC124947660 gene encoding 40S ribosomal protein S13: MGRMHAPGKGISQSALPYRRSVPTWLKLTPEDCKELIYKLAKKGCTPSQIGVILRDSHGVAQVRFRTGNKILRIVKSMGLAPDLPEDLYHLIKRAVGIRKHLERNRKDKDSKFRLILVESRIHRLARYYKTKGSLPPNWKYESSTASALVA; this comes from the exons ATGGGTCGTATGCACGCACCTGG AAAGGGTATATCCCAGTCAGCTCTTCCTTATCGTCGGAGTGTACCAACTTGGTTGAAGTTAACTCCTGAAGATTGCAAGGAACTCATTTACAAACTAGCAAAGAAAGGATGTACCCCATCCCAAATTg gTGTTATACTTCGAGATTCTCATGGAGTCGCCCAGGTAAGATTCCGTACAGGGAACAAGATATTACGTATTGTTAAAAGTATGGGCCTTGCTCCTGATCTTCCAGAGGATTTATACCACCTCATTAAGAGGGCTGTTGGAATCAGGAAACATTTGGAAAGAAATCGCAAGGACAAAGACAGCAAGTTTCGATTAATTCTCGTTGAATCGAGAATACATCGTCTTGCTAGATATTACAAGACAAAGGGATCGCTTCCACCAAACTGGAAGTACGAAAGTTCTACGGCCAGTGCTTTGGTGGCCTAA
- the LOC124947658 gene encoding uncharacterized protein LOC124947658 — translation MVSRRKILSRSRDNLVESQYEEQEEEDVWYNLDKLYKDHIQEVLDKWNQIDDEIWAKVIVFERNRRVAKAYARAPVLTINGSNDGFDGFRIGLCGFDNPMRDPKTEEAKRHINQGVKIKMDEQGNILIKRLCKNNVYIKPTNQEDNAIGPEIIRNSQGALEHEKPGKLFDMNKFQTNLSRETRRAYPDRRRLEMQCLSAIVFVRTEADLLQCPVWVLIVNVVGLDMLKSKLPPVLALQRPVDIKNRPRIPIPDEDPYSVAGVSSSVGPSEIMQSERDSREQIYMQSTSYQQRRAERPPKLPPRENLYGHDIPKPDYDDIEDDYSRTIKPAGMANEEKRSKNDDRKKYDDPYYCGLRARVPNFVKMARNGQSKGIPLRGHIRPQPAPSYAGSVYASSQSSQIYGHHVPANRPHIMYHARSFESGLDTDNRIESPYNHIYGRLPIPTRGVIPPAPRAMYIGEWD, via the exons ATGgtatcgagaagaaaaatactcTCTCGTTCGCGAGATAATCTCGTGGAGTCTCAATACGAGGAacaagaggaggaggatgttTGGTATAATCTCGACAAATTGTATAAG GATCATATACAAGAAGTTTTGGATAAATGGAATCAAATAGATGATGAAATATGGGCGAAAGTAATTGTCTTTGAGAGAAATAGACGCGTAGCGAAAGCGTATGCTAGGGCACCGGTTCTCACGATAAACGGCTCAAATGATGGCTTCGATGGCTTCAG GATAGGACTTTGCGGTTTTGATAATCCAATGCGTGATCCGAAGACGGAAGAAGCGAAACGTCATATAAATCAAggtgttaaaattaaaatggacGAACAaggaaatattcttattaaaaggttgtgtaaaaataatgtttacatCAAACCAACCAATCAGGAGGATAATGCTATCGGGCCTGAAATTATACGTAATTCACAGGGTGCCCTCGAACACGAGAAACCGGGAAAG ttgttTGATATGAACAAATTTCAAACAAACTTATCTCGCGAGACTCGACGAGCTTATCCCGATAGACGAAGATTGGAGATGCAATGTTTAAGTGCTATTGTTTTCGTAAGAACGGAAGCAGATCTCCTTCAATGTCCAGTATGGGTTCTGATCGTGAACGTCGTCGGACTGGACATGCTCAAGTCAAAACTGCCACCAg TTTTAGCCTTGCAAAGGCctgtagatataaaaaatcgtCCAAGGATACCTATTCCAGATGAGGATCCTTACAGCGTCGCTGGTGTATCATCCTCTGTTGGACCTAGCGAAATAATGCAATCAGAGAGAGATTCGCGAGAACAAATCTACATGCAATCCACAAGTTACCAGCAACGACGAGCTGAGAGGCCACCTAAACTTCCACCCAGAGAAAATCTTTATGGTCATGATATACCTAag CCTGATTACGATGACATCGAGGATGATTACTCGAGAACGATAAAACCTGCCGGTATggcgaatgaagaaaaaaggagcaagaacgatgatagaaaaaaatatg acgATCCATATTATTGTGGATTACGTGCACGCGTACCTAATTTCGTGAAGATGGCAAGAAATGGACAAAGTAAAGGTATTCCTCTTCGAGGACACATCAGACCACAACCTGCACCATCTTATGCTGGCTCCGTATATGCAAGTAGTCAATCGTCTCAGATATATGGACATCACGTTCCCGCAAATCGACCACACATCATGTACCATGCGAGAAGTTTTGAGAGTGGGCTCG ACACGGATAATAGAATCGAATCGCCGTACAACCATATATATGGAAGATTACCCATCCCGACGAGAGGCGTGATACCTCCTGCACCGCGTGCTATGTACATTGGAGAATGGGATTAA
- the LOC124947659 gene encoding cholesterol 7-desaturase nvd isoform X2: protein MILGWYSILLATLLAFLIYIAFFWKINWIRDLRCQNKIKYRKMEKLPPVYPNGWFALLESSQLKVGQVKHVSALGENFAVFRTEKGIVNILDAYCPHLGANMGEGGRVKGECLECPFHKWLFCGNDGRCLDIPYADKVPNVAKTKAWKSCEVNKIIFVWYHAESAKPNWQPHTHEKISNGTWRFQGRNEFIVNCHIQDIAENGADLAHLSAVHGPALFLSEDVMRFVRHRWSNARWTPHSSESNDDSSKTSMEKNNPEKETMWEDDLTKRTSTGKTTINGDSKNMLNGRTTMTTTTTISNGQQNSYNSEKHRASMTLRHSLLFLDRFDILELNVKVEQIGPGYVELFIETTFGNMFILQTVTPIEPLLQRVCHIIFSPPLLAPYANIIFLGECLMFERDVAIWNHKRFETRPILVREDKTIAAYRKWYSQFYSANSPTYQTAMKSLQW, encoded by the exons atgatccTTGGATGGTACAGCATTCTTCTCGCCACCCTCTTGgcttttctaatttatatcgCTTTCTTCTGGAAAATTAATTGGATCAGA GACTTGCGATGtcagaacaaaataaaatataggaaGATGGAAAAATTGCCGCCGGTTTATCCAAATGGATGGTTCGCCTTACTCGAAAGTTCACAGTTGAAAGTGGGACAAGTGAAACATGTATCAGCTCTTGGAGAAAATTTTGCCGTATTTAG GACCGAGAAAGGTATTGTCAACATTCTCGATGCATATTGCCCACATTTAGGGGCAAATATGGGCGAGGGTGGACGCGTGAAGGGAGAATGCTTAGAATGTCCTTTCCATAAGTGGCTCTTTTGTGGTAACGATGGTCGTTGCTTGGATATACCTTATGCCGATAAAg TGCCGAATGTTGCCAAAACAAAAGCATGGAAAAGCTGTGaggttaataaaataatattcgtttgGTATCATGCGGAATCGGCTAAACCAAATTGGCAGCCACATACCCAtgagaaaatttctaatggGACTTGGCGTTTTCAAGGTCGAAACGAATTTATCGTTAACTGTCATATACAG GATATAGCGGAGAACGGTGCCGATCTGGCACATCTAAGCGCGGTCCATGGACCAGCTTTGTTTCTTTCGGAGGACGTGATGCGTTTCGTTCGTCACAGATGGTCGAACGCAAGATGGACACCGCATTCGAGCGAATCCAATGATGATTCATCTAAAACGTCAATGGAAAAAAACAATCCGGAAAAAGAGACGATGTGGGAGGATGATTTAACAAAGAGAACATCAACAGGCAAGACGACGATTAACGGAGATTCGAAGAATATGTTGAACGGTAgaacaacgatgacgacaacaacgacgatatCAAACGGACAACAGAATTCTTATAATTCTGAAAAGCATAGAGCTAGTATGACTCTTCGTCACAGTCTGTTGtttctcgatcgattcgatataCTTGAGCTGAACGTGAAGGTCGAACAGATTGGTCCAGGATACGTCGAGTTATTCATCGAGACCACATTCGGCAACATGTTCATCTTACAAACTGTGACACCGATCGAACCATTGTTACAACGTGTTTGTCACATTATATTTTCTCCGCCATTATTGGCGCCTTATGCCAACATCATATTTCTCGGTGAATGTTTGATGTTCGAGAGGGACGTTGCTATTTGGAATCACAAGAGATTCGAAACACGACCTATCCTAGTAAGAGAGGATAAAACCATAGCCGCTTATCGAAAATGGTACTCACAATTTTATTCAGCTAATAGCCCTACTTATCAGACGGCAATGAAAAGTTTGCAGTGGTGA
- the LOC124947659 gene encoding cholesterol 7-desaturase nvd isoform X1 — protein MILGWYSILLATLLAFLIYIAFFWKINWIRAFVCCCCCCCCYCKDLRCQNKIKYRKMEKLPPVYPNGWFALLESSQLKVGQVKHVSALGENFAVFRTEKGIVNILDAYCPHLGANMGEGGRVKGECLECPFHKWLFCGNDGRCLDIPYADKVPNVAKTKAWKSCEVNKIIFVWYHAESAKPNWQPHTHEKISNGTWRFQGRNEFIVNCHIQDIAENGADLAHLSAVHGPALFLSEDVMRFVRHRWSNARWTPHSSESNDDSSKTSMEKNNPEKETMWEDDLTKRTSTGKTTINGDSKNMLNGRTTMTTTTTISNGQQNSYNSEKHRASMTLRHSLLFLDRFDILELNVKVEQIGPGYVELFIETTFGNMFILQTVTPIEPLLQRVCHIIFSPPLLAPYANIIFLGECLMFERDVAIWNHKRFETRPILVREDKTIAAYRKWYSQFYSANSPTYQTAMKSLQW, from the exons atgatccTTGGATGGTACAGCATTCTTCTCGCCACCCTCTTGgcttttctaatttatatcgCTTTCTTCTGGAAAATTAATTGGATCAGA gcTTTCgtctgttgttgttgttgttgttgttgttattgcaAGGACTTGCGATGtcagaacaaaataaaatataggaaGATGGAAAAATTGCCGCCGGTTTATCCAAATGGATGGTTCGCCTTACTCGAAAGTTCACAGTTGAAAGTGGGACAAGTGAAACATGTATCAGCTCTTGGAGAAAATTTTGCCGTATTTAG GACCGAGAAAGGTATTGTCAACATTCTCGATGCATATTGCCCACATTTAGGGGCAAATATGGGCGAGGGTGGACGCGTGAAGGGAGAATGCTTAGAATGTCCTTTCCATAAGTGGCTCTTTTGTGGTAACGATGGTCGTTGCTTGGATATACCTTATGCCGATAAAg TGCCGAATGTTGCCAAAACAAAAGCATGGAAAAGCTGTGaggttaataaaataatattcgtttgGTATCATGCGGAATCGGCTAAACCAAATTGGCAGCCACATACCCAtgagaaaatttctaatggGACTTGGCGTTTTCAAGGTCGAAACGAATTTATCGTTAACTGTCATATACAG GATATAGCGGAGAACGGTGCCGATCTGGCACATCTAAGCGCGGTCCATGGACCAGCTTTGTTTCTTTCGGAGGACGTGATGCGTTTCGTTCGTCACAGATGGTCGAACGCAAGATGGACACCGCATTCGAGCGAATCCAATGATGATTCATCTAAAACGTCAATGGAAAAAAACAATCCGGAAAAAGAGACGATGTGGGAGGATGATTTAACAAAGAGAACATCAACAGGCAAGACGACGATTAACGGAGATTCGAAGAATATGTTGAACGGTAgaacaacgatgacgacaacaacgacgatatCAAACGGACAACAGAATTCTTATAATTCTGAAAAGCATAGAGCTAGTATGACTCTTCGTCACAGTCTGTTGtttctcgatcgattcgatataCTTGAGCTGAACGTGAAGGTCGAACAGATTGGTCCAGGATACGTCGAGTTATTCATCGAGACCACATTCGGCAACATGTTCATCTTACAAACTGTGACACCGATCGAACCATTGTTACAACGTGTTTGTCACATTATATTTTCTCCGCCATTATTGGCGCCTTATGCCAACATCATATTTCTCGGTGAATGTTTGATGTTCGAGAGGGACGTTGCTATTTGGAATCACAAGAGATTCGAAACACGACCTATCCTAGTAAGAGAGGATAAAACCATAGCCGCTTATCGAAAATGGTACTCACAATTTTATTCAGCTAATAGCCCTACTTATCAGACGGCAATGAAAAGTTTGCAGTGGTGA
- the LOC124947659 gene encoding cholesterol 7-desaturase nvd isoform X3, whose translation MYQLLEKILPYLVVCIRRTEKGIVNILDAYCPHLGANMGEGGRVKGECLECPFHKWLFCGNDGRCLDIPYADKVPNVAKTKAWKSCEVNKIIFVWYHAESAKPNWQPHTHEKISNGTWRFQGRNEFIVNCHIQDIAENGADLAHLSAVHGPALFLSEDVMRFVRHRWSNARWTPHSSESNDDSSKTSMEKNNPEKETMWEDDLTKRTSTGKTTINGDSKNMLNGRTTMTTTTTISNGQQNSYNSEKHRASMTLRHSLLFLDRFDILELNVKVEQIGPGYVELFIETTFGNMFILQTVTPIEPLLQRVCHIIFSPPLLAPYANIIFLGECLMFERDVAIWNHKRFETRPILVREDKTIAAYRKWYSQFYSANSPTYQTAMKSLQW comes from the exons ATGTATCAGCTCTTGGAGAAAATTTTGCCGTATTTAG TCGTGTGCATACGAAGGACCGAGAAAGGTATTGTCAACATTCTCGATGCATATTGCCCACATTTAGGGGCAAATATGGGCGAGGGTGGACGCGTGAAGGGAGAATGCTTAGAATGTCCTTTCCATAAGTGGCTCTTTTGTGGTAACGATGGTCGTTGCTTGGATATACCTTATGCCGATAAAg TGCCGAATGTTGCCAAAACAAAAGCATGGAAAAGCTGTGaggttaataaaataatattcgtttgGTATCATGCGGAATCGGCTAAACCAAATTGGCAGCCACATACCCAtgagaaaatttctaatggGACTTGGCGTTTTCAAGGTCGAAACGAATTTATCGTTAACTGTCATATACAG GATATAGCGGAGAACGGTGCCGATCTGGCACATCTAAGCGCGGTCCATGGACCAGCTTTGTTTCTTTCGGAGGACGTGATGCGTTTCGTTCGTCACAGATGGTCGAACGCAAGATGGACACCGCATTCGAGCGAATCCAATGATGATTCATCTAAAACGTCAATGGAAAAAAACAATCCGGAAAAAGAGACGATGTGGGAGGATGATTTAACAAAGAGAACATCAACAGGCAAGACGACGATTAACGGAGATTCGAAGAATATGTTGAACGGTAgaacaacgatgacgacaacaacgacgatatCAAACGGACAACAGAATTCTTATAATTCTGAAAAGCATAGAGCTAGTATGACTCTTCGTCACAGTCTGTTGtttctcgatcgattcgatataCTTGAGCTGAACGTGAAGGTCGAACAGATTGGTCCAGGATACGTCGAGTTATTCATCGAGACCACATTCGGCAACATGTTCATCTTACAAACTGTGACACCGATCGAACCATTGTTACAACGTGTTTGTCACATTATATTTTCTCCGCCATTATTGGCGCCTTATGCCAACATCATATTTCTCGGTGAATGTTTGATGTTCGAGAGGGACGTTGCTATTTGGAATCACAAGAGATTCGAAACACGACCTATCCTAGTAAGAGAGGATAAAACCATAGCCGCTTATCGAAAATGGTACTCACAATTTTATTCAGCTAATAGCCCTACTTATCAGACGGCAATGAAAAGTTTGCAGTGGTGA